From one Luteolibacter sp. SL250 genomic stretch:
- the rho gene encoding transcription termination factor Rho, whose product MLALTGGIASGKSTVIRWFRELLPGVVIFDGDATVRALLEGDEEVAEAISAAFGEGAVDTGGKPDRGFLREKVFGDPAERRKLEGILHPRVRKECLALLERGASNGAGIFVADIPLFFETGFDFGQDEVIVVACSRRSQIERVKRRNGFDDRMIESMIDAQLPGEEKIRRADVVFWNEGPPEVLEAQVRRFCQAFPMTSSNEIESSEAGNGIPADVPAAAPSVEAAAPAEGAVAVEEQAPEEAAPKISVPPLVDVNQLRLKSFAELQAMAEAVPARIPGGIPKTQLVYELLCFYGKEGAEIVCEGILEGVKENFAMLRDPHRSFRPGQDDIHVSANLLREHGLRIGQKVKVHVKAPREKDKYMTAGDVIEIEGIPVADFQQPTEFDKLTPLFPDQRIHLEGEGTEFLGVRVIDLIAPLGKGQRGLIVAPPRGGKTILLKQIAKSIKRNHPEAELVILLLDERPEEVTDFEETVGAEVFASTFDEAPKRHAQVADMVIERAKRLVEQGKDVILLLDSLTRLARGHNSAMQGGPIGSGGVSPVALQKSRKFFGTARNVEEGGSLTILATALVETESRLDDVVFEEFKGTGNMEVRLDRELAERRVFPAIHIPQSGTRNDDRLYHPDEFVKVVDVRRQLAQQPIGDAIESLLSNLKGTKTNAEFLLRGLR is encoded by the coding sequence GTGCTTGCTCTCACGGGGGGAATCGCTTCGGGGAAATCGACGGTGATCCGGTGGTTCCGGGAACTGCTGCCGGGGGTGGTGATCTTTGACGGCGATGCGACGGTGCGGGCTTTGCTGGAGGGGGATGAGGAGGTCGCGGAGGCCATCTCGGCGGCGTTCGGTGAAGGTGCGGTGGATACGGGCGGGAAGCCGGACCGGGGTTTTCTGCGGGAGAAAGTGTTCGGAGATCCGGCGGAACGGAGGAAACTGGAAGGGATCCTGCACCCCCGGGTGAGGAAGGAATGTCTTGCTTTGTTGGAGCGTGGTGCCAGTAATGGCGCGGGGATTTTCGTCGCCGATATCCCCCTTTTCTTCGAAACGGGCTTCGATTTCGGCCAGGATGAGGTGATCGTCGTTGCCTGTTCCCGGCGGAGCCAGATCGAGCGTGTGAAACGGCGCAACGGCTTCGATGATCGGATGATCGAATCGATGATCGATGCCCAACTCCCCGGAGAAGAGAAAATACGCCGCGCGGATGTGGTGTTCTGGAACGAGGGTCCGCCCGAGGTTCTGGAGGCACAGGTCCGCCGGTTCTGCCAAGCATTCCCCATGACAAGTTCCAACGAGATCGAATCTTCCGAAGCCGGAAACGGAATTCCCGCTGATGTGCCGGCCGCCGCGCCATCGGTGGAAGCAGCCGCCCCGGCGGAAGGTGCCGTCGCTGTTGAGGAACAAGCCCCTGAGGAAGCCGCGCCGAAAATTTCGGTTCCGCCCCTGGTGGATGTGAACCAACTGCGCCTGAAATCCTTCGCGGAGCTGCAGGCGATGGCGGAGGCCGTCCCGGCCCGCATCCCCGGTGGCATCCCCAAGACGCAGCTCGTCTATGAACTGCTGTGCTTCTACGGCAAGGAAGGTGCGGAGATCGTCTGCGAGGGCATCCTGGAGGGGGTGAAGGAGAATTTCGCCATGCTGCGGGATCCGCACCGGAGCTTCCGCCCGGGGCAGGATGACATCCATGTGAGCGCGAACCTGCTGCGGGAACATGGCCTCCGCATCGGCCAGAAGGTGAAGGTCCACGTGAAGGCACCGCGGGAGAAGGACAAGTACATGACCGCCGGGGATGTCATCGAGATCGAGGGCATCCCGGTCGCGGACTTCCAGCAACCGACGGAGTTCGACAAACTGACGCCGCTGTTCCCGGACCAACGCATCCACCTGGAAGGGGAGGGGACGGAGTTCCTCGGCGTGCGTGTCATCGACCTCATCGCTCCGCTCGGCAAGGGCCAGCGAGGACTCATCGTCGCGCCACCGCGGGGCGGAAAGACCATTTTGCTCAAGCAGATCGCGAAGTCGATCAAGCGCAACCACCCGGAAGCGGAGCTGGTGATCCTGCTGCTGGACGAGCGTCCGGAGGAAGTCACCGACTTTGAGGAAACCGTGGGCGCGGAGGTTTTCGCCTCCACCTTCGACGAAGCGCCGAAGCGCCACGCGCAGGTCGCCGACATGGTGATCGAGCGGGCGAAGCGCCTGGTCGAGCAGGGCAAGGACGTGATCCTGCTGCTGGACAGCCTCACCCGCCTGGCGCGCGGGCATAACTCCGCCATGCAGGGCGGCCCCATCGGCTCCGGTGGTGTGAGCCCCGTGGCGCTGCAGAAGTCGCGGAAGTTTTTCGGCACCGCGCGGAACGTGGAGGAGGGGGGCTCGCTCACCATCCTGGCGACCGCGCTGGTGGAGACGGAGAGCCGTCTGGACGACGTCGTTTTCGAAGAATTCAAGGGTACGGGCAACATGGAGGTCCGGCTGGACCGGGAGCTGGCGGAGCGCCGCGTGTTCCCCGCCATCCACATCCCGCAGTCCGGCACCCGGAATGACGACCGCCTCTACCACCCGGATGAATTCGTCAAGGTGGTGGACGTCCGCCGCCAGCTCGCGCAGCAGCCCATCGGTGATGCGATCGAGTCGCTGCTTTCCAATCTCAAGGGCACGAAGACGAACGCGGAGTTCCTGCTCCGCGGCCTGCGCTGA
- the ppdK gene encoding pyruvate, phosphate dikinase: MATKKKAAKPAAKKSAPSAAKSAASKTAAKKSTAAAKAPAGKKTKYVYTWGAAKADGNGTMKALLGGKGANLAEMTRIGLPVPPGFTITTEVCTYYYANRKSYPQELQAQMEAGVRNMEKIMDSKFGDAKGLPLLVAVRSGARDSMPGMMDTILNLGLNDQTVLSLAAVTKNERFAWDCYRRFVQMYGDVVLGVQKREGEDHEPFEVVIEDFKHEKYGKDIIDSDLTADDQKELVKRFKALVKERTGKGFPSDPWDQLRGAAGAVFSSWMNDRAIVYRRKYGIPAEWGTAVNVQAMVYGNTGETSGSGVAFTRNPANGVNEFYGEFLVNAQGEDVVAGVRTPEPVINMKKAMPKSYAELMKVRTILEKHFKDVQDVEFTVQEGKLFMLQTRNGKRTAAAALKFSMDMVKEKLIDWETAILRNPAEQLDQLLAPIFDAAEVKKVKAIATGLPAGPGAASGKVYLNADRAVLAEARGERVLLVRTETSPEDLRGMIAAEGILTSKGGVSSHAALVARQMGKVCVCGAAGVEIDYDKKTVTAGGKTFKEGDFMSIDGTAGTVYGGELKTAPSEIIAGIVSNDKAAKATEKFKGFTQLMKWCADATRMSVRTNADTPEQTRIALAFGAQGIGLTRTEHMFFEGDRIDAMREMILATNLPARKEALAKLLPYQREDFTGIFKELKGLPATIRLLDPPLHEFLPHTKEQQLDLAKKIGVPVETIIQRVHDLHEFNPMLGHRGCRLGIAYPEITEMQARAIFEAAADVAKKKIKVKPEVMIPLVGFKKEFDLQAEIVHRVAKEVMGEKKVKFEYQVGTMIEVPRGALTADQIAENAEFFSFGTNDLTQTALGISRDDMGAFLMPYTESDVFKKNPFATLDTVGVGQLIETAVSKGRKTRPDIKLGICGEHGGDPESVVFCHQVGLNYVSCSPYRVPVARLAAAQAALAEKRASGAKPAAAKKAAKPAKKAAKKK; the protein is encoded by the coding sequence ATGGCAACCAAGAAGAAGGCCGCTAAGCCTGCCGCCAAGAAAAGCGCCCCGTCCGCAGCCAAGTCCGCTGCAAGCAAGACGGCCGCCAAAAAATCCACCGCCGCAGCCAAAGCGCCCGCCGGTAAGAAGACCAAGTACGTCTACACCTGGGGCGCAGCCAAGGCCGACGGTAACGGCACCATGAAGGCCCTTCTCGGCGGCAAGGGCGCGAACCTCGCGGAAATGACCCGCATCGGTCTGCCAGTGCCTCCCGGCTTCACCATCACCACCGAGGTCTGCACCTACTACTACGCGAACCGTAAGAGCTACCCGCAGGAGCTCCAGGCCCAGATGGAAGCCGGTGTCCGCAACATGGAGAAGATCATGGACAGCAAGTTCGGCGATGCCAAGGGCCTCCCCCTGCTGGTCGCCGTCCGCTCCGGCGCGCGCGACTCCATGCCGGGCATGATGGACACCATCCTGAACCTCGGTCTCAACGACCAGACCGTCCTTTCCCTCGCCGCCGTCACCAAGAACGAGCGCTTCGCATGGGACTGCTACCGCCGCTTCGTCCAGATGTACGGCGACGTCGTCCTCGGCGTGCAGAAGCGCGAAGGTGAGGACCACGAGCCTTTCGAAGTCGTCATCGAAGACTTCAAGCACGAGAAATACGGCAAGGACATCATCGACTCCGACCTGACCGCCGACGACCAGAAGGAACTGGTCAAGCGCTTCAAGGCGCTGGTCAAGGAGCGCACCGGCAAGGGCTTCCCGAGCGATCCTTGGGACCAGCTCCGCGGTGCCGCAGGCGCCGTGTTCTCCTCCTGGATGAACGACCGCGCGATCGTGTATCGCCGCAAGTACGGCATCCCCGCCGAGTGGGGCACGGCCGTCAACGTGCAGGCCATGGTTTACGGCAACACCGGTGAAACCTCCGGTTCCGGCGTGGCCTTCACCCGTAACCCTGCCAACGGTGTGAACGAGTTCTACGGTGAGTTCCTCGTGAACGCACAAGGTGAGGACGTCGTCGCCGGTGTCCGCACCCCTGAGCCGGTCATCAACATGAAGAAGGCGATGCCGAAGTCGTACGCCGAGCTCATGAAGGTCCGCACCATCCTTGAGAAACACTTCAAGGACGTCCAGGACGTCGAGTTCACCGTCCAGGAAGGCAAGCTGTTCATGCTCCAGACCCGGAACGGCAAGCGCACCGCCGCCGCCGCCCTCAAGTTCTCCATGGACATGGTCAAGGAGAAGCTCATCGACTGGGAAACCGCCATCCTGCGCAACCCTGCGGAGCAGCTCGACCAGCTCCTTGCCCCGATCTTCGACGCCGCGGAGGTCAAGAAGGTCAAGGCAATCGCCACCGGCCTTCCGGCCGGCCCTGGCGCCGCCTCCGGCAAGGTCTACCTCAACGCTGACCGCGCGGTTCTCGCGGAGGCACGCGGCGAGCGCGTCCTCCTCGTCCGCACCGAGACCAGCCCGGAAGACCTCCGCGGCATGATCGCGGCGGAAGGCATCCTCACCTCCAAGGGTGGTGTTTCCTCCCACGCGGCACTCGTTGCCCGCCAGATGGGCAAGGTTTGCGTCTGCGGCGCCGCAGGCGTCGAGATCGACTATGACAAGAAGACCGTCACCGCCGGTGGCAAGACCTTCAAGGAAGGCGACTTCATGTCCATCGACGGCACCGCCGGCACCGTCTACGGTGGCGAGCTGAAGACCGCTCCTTCGGAAATCATCGCGGGCATCGTCAGCAACGACAAGGCCGCCAAGGCGACCGAGAAGTTCAAGGGCTTCACCCAGCTCATGAAGTGGTGCGCCGACGCGACCCGCATGTCCGTCCGCACCAACGCGGACACCCCGGAGCAGACCCGCATCGCCCTCGCCTTCGGCGCGCAGGGCATCGGCCTCACCCGGACGGAGCACATGTTCTTCGAAGGTGACCGCATCGACGCGATGCGTGAGATGATCCTCGCGACCAACCTTCCTGCCCGGAAGGAAGCCCTCGCGAAGCTCCTCCCCTACCAGCGTGAGGACTTCACCGGCATCTTCAAGGAGCTGAAAGGCCTCCCAGCCACCATCCGCCTCCTGGACCCGCCACTCCACGAGTTCCTCCCTCACACGAAGGAGCAACAACTGGACCTCGCCAAGAAGATCGGCGTGCCGGTGGAAACCATCATCCAGCGCGTGCACGACCTGCACGAGTTCAACCCGATGCTCGGCCACCGCGGCTGCCGCCTCGGCATCGCCTATCCGGAAATCACCGAGATGCAGGCCCGCGCCATCTTCGAAGCCGCCGCTGACGTGGCGAAGAAGAAGATCAAGGTGAAGCCTGAGGTGATGATCCCGCTCGTCGGCTTCAAGAAGGAGTTCGACCTGCAGGCCGAGATCGTCCACCGCGTGGCGAAGGAAGTCATGGGCGAGAAGAAGGTGAAGTTCGAATACCAGGTCGGCACGATGATCGAAGTGCCGCGTGGTGCCCTCACCGCCGACCAGATCGCCGAGAACGCCGAGTTCTTCAGCTTCGGCACGAACGACCTCACCCAGACCGCGCTCGGCATCAGCCGTGACGACATGGGCGCGTTCCTCATGCCCTACACCGAGAGCGACGTGTTCAAGAAGAACCCGTTCGCCACGCTTGACACCGTCGGCGTCGGCCAGCTCATCGAGACCGCCGTCTCGAAGGGCCGCAAGACCCGCCCGGACATCAAGCTCGGCATCTGCGGTGAGCACGGTGGTGACCCTGAGTCCGTCGTGTTCTGCCACCAGGTCGGCCTGAACTACGTGTCCTGCTCGCCATACCGCGTGCCGGTCGCCCGTCTTGCCGCCGCCCAGGCCGCTCTCGCCGAGAAGCGCGCCAGCGGTGCCAAGCCAGCCGCGGCCAAGAAGGCTGCAAAGCCAGCCAAGAAGGCAGCGAAGAAGAAGTAA
- a CDS encoding YcxB family protein, with amino-acid sequence MATFKFTRDEYLAASLSLAKQRTLRFILFLAAVVVAIATFRVIRNDNVLAAAPYVVALLVMVPTVILVLRHRLGKTFDAQASLRETFTVEINEEGIRYSHSTGTRLLGWDKIRKWSEDRRFIFLFESDLHARILPKRALSEEEDRFVRDRLSGLSGN; translated from the coding sequence ATGGCCACCTTCAAGTTCACCCGTGACGAATACCTCGCCGCCTCCCTGAGCCTGGCGAAGCAGCGGACGCTCCGTTTCATCCTTTTTCTCGCTGCAGTGGTGGTGGCCATCGCCACCTTCCGGGTGATCCGGAACGACAACGTGCTGGCCGCCGCGCCCTATGTGGTGGCGTTGCTGGTGATGGTGCCGACCGTCATCCTCGTCCTGAGGCATCGGCTGGGAAAGACCTTCGACGCCCAGGCCTCCCTCCGTGAAACCTTCACGGTGGAGATCAACGAGGAAGGCATCCGTTACAGCCACTCCACCGGCACCCGCCTGCTCGGCTGGGACAAGATCCGGAAATGGAGCGAGGACCGCCGCTTCATTTTCCTGTTCGAGAGCGACCTGCACGCGCGCATCCTGCCGAAGCGGGCGCTGTCAGAGGAGGAGGACCGCTTCGTCCGCGACCGCCTGTCCGGCTTGAGCGGAAACTGA
- a CDS encoding NADH-quinone oxidoreductase subunit N, giving the protein MPAYYLEALTVTLGIVLLMAEAFSSGKSKAWLGIAGAIGLAVILILTFFAIGTDQAAKGAVMENGVAVMKAKGAATWAEWPLWNFYQFDASAKFYKIFALLTTILVLLLAIDYRKVLARFTDHPGSENGTGEYYCLPIFACAGMMWVASAKDLAGAFVALELVTITFYILVSFMRRNVGSLEAGVKYLIIGALSTGFLVYGIAWVYGTLGTMNLAEMSQALLPRLVTPIASDPVPYPAVPQLPLLFGIALVLIGLGFKIGAVPTHIWIPDVYQGAPTPTTAFLSVGSKAAGFILLMRFLEPFLASDLTRGPVITLLAILAGATLLFGNLAAISQSNFKRLLGYSSIAHAGFLLLALAAGSPGSDKALSSNQAASFYLATYLLMTLGVFFVLSQIRIQRDGEAVNDFNGLGKTNPTLAFALTVLLAALAGVPLTAGFIGKFFVFSLAVDAGLWVPVVIAFIGAAAGFYYYFKVIRAMWWSAPADGAQPLVLPTITKAAVGVLTAAVLLFGVWPQPILALLK; this is encoded by the coding sequence ATGCCCGCTTACTATCTCGAAGCCCTGACCGTCACCCTCGGCATCGTCCTGCTGATGGCCGAAGCCTTTTCTTCGGGCAAAAGCAAGGCGTGGCTCGGCATTGCCGGTGCCATCGGCCTGGCGGTCATCCTGATCCTGACGTTCTTCGCCATCGGGACTGACCAAGCTGCCAAGGGGGCGGTCATGGAAAATGGTGTGGCGGTGATGAAAGCAAAGGGTGCTGCGACATGGGCCGAATGGCCGTTGTGGAACTTCTACCAGTTCGACGCCTCCGCGAAGTTCTACAAAATCTTCGCCCTGCTCACCACCATCCTCGTCCTGTTGCTGGCCATTGACTACCGCAAGGTGCTGGCCCGCTTCACCGACCATCCGGGTTCCGAGAACGGCACCGGTGAATATTACTGCCTGCCCATCTTCGCCTGCGCGGGCATGATGTGGGTGGCGTCTGCAAAGGATCTGGCCGGTGCGTTCGTCGCCCTGGAGCTGGTCACCATCACCTTCTACATCCTCGTCTCCTTCATGCGCCGGAATGTCGGCTCGCTGGAGGCCGGGGTGAAATACCTCATCATCGGTGCGCTGAGCACCGGCTTCCTGGTCTATGGCATCGCCTGGGTCTATGGCACCCTCGGCACCATGAACCTCGCGGAGATGTCGCAGGCACTCCTTCCCCGTCTGGTCACCCCCATCGCTTCTGATCCGGTTCCCTACCCTGCCGTTCCGCAGCTTCCGCTCCTCTTCGGCATCGCCCTCGTCCTCATCGGCCTCGGCTTCAAGATCGGCGCGGTTCCGACCCACATCTGGATCCCGGACGTCTATCAGGGTGCCCCCACGCCGACCACGGCCTTCCTTTCCGTGGGATCGAAAGCAGCGGGCTTCATCCTCCTGATGCGCTTCCTGGAACCGTTCCTGGCCAGCGACCTCACCCGCGGCCCGGTCATCACCCTGCTGGCAATCCTGGCCGGTGCCACCCTACTGTTCGGAAACCTGGCCGCCATCTCCCAGTCCAACTTCAAGCGCCTCCTCGGCTACTCCTCCATCGCCCACGCCGGATTCCTCCTCCTCGCGCTGGCAGCGGGCAGCCCCGGCTCTGACAAGGCCCTCAGCTCGAACCAAGCGGCGTCCTTCTACCTCGCAACCTACCTGCTGATGACCCTCGGCGTGTTCTTCGTGCTTTCCCAGATCCGCATCCAGCGCGACGGGGAAGCGGTCAATGACTTCAACGGCCTCGGCAAGACGAACCCGACACTCGCCTTCGCCCTCACCGTCCTGCTCGCCGCTCTGGCAGGTGTCCCGCTCACCGCAGGCTTCATCGGCAAGTTCTTCGTCTTTTCCCTCGCGGTGGACGCCGGTCTGTGGGTGCCGGTGGTGATCGCCTTCATTGGTGCCGCCGCAGGCTTCTATTACTACTTCAAGGTCATCCGCGCCATGTGGTGGTCCGCACCGGCCGACGGCGCGCAGCCGCTGGTCCTGCCCACCATCACCAAGGCAGCCGTGGGCGTCCTCACCGCCGCCGTCCTGCTCTTCGGCGTCTGGCCGCAGCCCATCCTCGCGCTGTTGAAATAA
- a CDS encoding NADH-quinone oxidoreductase subunit M — MLALLVFLPIIAFVAILLGAPARSTSIAAAAINLLLGLAATVTPKAAWAFNLPVLEKPALHLSFAFTDGMSLVMVLLTVIVTLAAVLSGQSPAGKEKLWFGSSLLISAGALGAFAATDLFFFYAFHELALIPTFLMIGILGRGDRREIAWKITIYLGIGSIILLAGLVWLANLTGSYDIPTMIANKAMIPAEAQKGIAALLIIGFGTLVSLFPFHSWAAPAYASAPAPVAMLHAGVLKKFGLYGLLRLAIPLVPEGLQQWLTPLLVLLLGNILWVGLVTISQKRLDTLLGNSSVMHMGYIFLAIAALIAVPGNTLAAPAAIVLMFAHGVSIALLFGLADRIERNTGSLDLADLGGLAKSAPTLAFLFGIAAMASIGLPGLANFSGEVLVFLSAFKDYSPTAGLGPVQIACILSVWGVVISAVYMLRAYRRIFHGPAVKLTTSAPDITFADRAPALILIIALLAVGLYPNLLLNLLLK, encoded by the coding sequence ATGCTCGCCCTCCTCGTCTTTCTCCCGATCATCGCTTTCGTCGCGATCCTGCTCGGCGCGCCCGCAAGATCCACCTCCATCGCGGCGGCGGCGATCAACCTGTTACTCGGACTCGCGGCCACGGTCACGCCGAAGGCGGCGTGGGCATTCAACCTGCCTGTCCTGGAAAAACCGGCGCTCCACCTTTCCTTCGCCTTCACGGATGGCATGAGCCTGGTGATGGTGCTGCTGACGGTCATCGTCACGCTGGCAGCCGTCCTCTCCGGCCAGTCCCCCGCCGGGAAAGAGAAACTCTGGTTCGGCTCCTCCCTGCTGATCTCCGCCGGTGCCCTGGGTGCCTTCGCCGCCACCGACCTGTTCTTCTTCTACGCCTTCCACGAACTGGCGCTGATCCCCACCTTCCTGATGATCGGCATCCTCGGCCGCGGTGACCGCCGCGAGATCGCCTGGAAGATCACCATCTACCTCGGCATCGGCTCCATCATCCTGCTGGCCGGGCTTGTCTGGCTGGCGAACCTGACCGGCAGCTACGACATCCCGACGATGATCGCCAACAAGGCGATGATCCCGGCGGAGGCGCAGAAAGGCATCGCCGCGCTGCTGATCATCGGCTTCGGCACGCTGGTTTCCCTCTTCCCCTTCCACTCCTGGGCCGCCCCGGCCTATGCCAGCGCGCCCGCGCCGGTGGCCATGCTGCACGCCGGTGTCCTGAAAAAATTCGGCCTCTACGGCCTGTTGCGCCTGGCCATCCCGCTGGTGCCGGAAGGCCTGCAACAGTGGCTCACCCCGCTGCTGGTCCTGCTGCTCGGCAATATCCTCTGGGTCGGCCTCGTCACCATTTCCCAGAAGCGCCTGGATACCCTGCTGGGGAACTCCTCAGTGATGCACATGGGCTACATCTTCCTGGCCATCGCCGCGCTGATCGCTGTTCCCGGCAACACCCTCGCCGCTCCCGCCGCCATCGTCCTGATGTTCGCCCACGGTGTCTCCATCGCCCTGCTGTTCGGCCTGGCGGACCGCATCGAGCGCAACACCGGCTCGCTCGACCTCGCGGACCTCGGTGGACTCGCCAAGTCCGCTCCGACACTCGCCTTCCTCTTCGGCATCGCCGCCATGGCCTCCATCGGCCTGCCGGGACTGGCGAACTTCTCCGGTGAGGTTCTCGTCTTCCTTTCCGCCTTCAAGGACTACTCCCCGACCGCCGGCCTCGGCCCGGTCCAGATCGCCTGCATCCTGTCCGTCTGGGGCGTGGTCATCAGCGCCGTCTACATGCTGCGTGCCTACCGCCGGATCTTCCACGGCCCGGCCGTGAAGCTCACCACCTCCGCTCCGGACATCACCTTCGCCGACCGCGCCCCCGCCCTGATTCTGATCATCGCCCTGCTCGCCGTCGGCCTGTATCCGAACCTGCTCCTCAATCTCCTCCTCAAGTGA
- the nuoL gene encoding NADH-quinone oxidoreductase subunit L has product MPWILLFLPLAVAAANQLVLKKTGLAPLVSTGSSVATFIIAVLLLGKTGTYDFQWATIGDFSVNIGVQLDKLSTGMMIVVTGIGMLVHIFSLAYMKDDEAKARYFTGLSLFMFSMTGIVLASNFIMTFIFWELVGLSSYLLIGHWYQKDSAADAAKKAFLANRVGDFGFMVGILMIWGITGTLTFGGMADGMKAFGADNAGYFAQNSAAYGCILSMALLFVFCGAVGKSAQLPLHVWLPDAMEGPTPVSALIHAATMVAAGVYMLFRVQLSLALPEDVLAGLFSSQVIAWVGGITSLAAALMATQQDDIKKILAYSTLSQLGYMVMAVGLVSSEAGMFHLFTHAWFKALLFLGSGAIIYACHHEQNIWKMGGLLKKMPITGITFAIGTAALIAVPYVTAGFWSKEEILAAAWNGNKALFGIAVFVAFLTTFYMTRAFVVTFLGKPRDEHGAGHAHEVGPLMSIPLVLLAVMAVIAGFGFTTDKLSAFRPIHEGGHAEGHSIILGASIATLILGLITGFVLYKGKDKDPLSVPPFKNRFYIDGFYDNFLVRYFQDAFAAIVHFFDELFINGIFVGGLSRGAESLGNAFRKVQSGSLQAYAFAFGIGTLLVIYFTVFF; this is encoded by the coding sequence ATGCCCTGGATCCTACTCTTTCTCCCTCTGGCCGTCGCCGCGGCCAACCAGCTCGTCCTGAAGAAGACGGGCCTGGCACCGCTCGTTTCGACCGGATCATCGGTTGCGACCTTCATCATCGCGGTGCTGCTGCTTGGAAAGACCGGCACCTACGATTTCCAGTGGGCGACCATCGGCGACTTCTCCGTCAACATCGGCGTCCAGCTCGACAAGCTCTCCACCGGCATGATGATCGTGGTGACCGGCATCGGCATGCTGGTCCACATCTTCTCCCTCGCCTACATGAAGGATGACGAGGCGAAGGCCCGCTACTTCACCGGCCTGTCCCTTTTCATGTTCTCGATGACCGGCATCGTGCTGGCGTCGAACTTCATCATGACTTTCATCTTCTGGGAGCTGGTCGGCCTGAGTTCCTACCTGCTCATCGGCCACTGGTATCAGAAAGACTCCGCCGCGGATGCCGCGAAGAAGGCATTCCTCGCCAACCGCGTGGGTGACTTCGGTTTCATGGTGGGCATCCTGATGATCTGGGGCATCACCGGCACGCTGACCTTCGGCGGCATGGCGGACGGCATGAAAGCCTTCGGCGCGGACAACGCCGGTTACTTCGCCCAGAACTCCGCCGCCTACGGCTGCATCCTTTCCATGGCGCTGCTCTTCGTCTTCTGCGGCGCGGTCGGCAAGTCCGCCCAGCTACCCCTCCACGTCTGGCTGCCGGACGCGATGGAAGGCCCCACCCCGGTGTCCGCCCTCATCCACGCCGCGACCATGGTCGCCGCCGGTGTCTACATGCTTTTCCGCGTGCAGCTTTCCCTCGCCCTGCCGGAGGATGTCCTCGCCGGCCTGTTCTCCAGCCAGGTCATCGCTTGGGTCGGTGGCATCACCTCGCTGGCCGCCGCGTTGATGGCGACCCAGCAGGACGACATCAAGAAGATCCTGGCCTACTCCACCCTCTCCCAACTCGGCTACATGGTGATGGCCGTCGGCCTCGTTTCCAGTGAAGCGGGCATGTTCCACCTCTTCACCCACGCCTGGTTCAAGGCGCTCCTGTTCCTCGGTTCCGGTGCGATCATCTACGCCTGCCACCACGAGCAGAACATCTGGAAAATGGGCGGCCTGCTGAAGAAGATGCCCATCACCGGCATCACCTTCGCCATCGGCACCGCGGCCCTGATCGCGGTCCCTTACGTCACCGCCGGTTTCTGGTCGAAGGAGGAAATCCTGGCCGCCGCCTGGAACGGGAACAAGGCGCTGTTCGGCATCGCCGTCTTCGTCGCCTTCCTCACCACCTTCTACATGACCCGCGCGTTCGTGGTCACCTTCCTCGGCAAGCCTCGTGACGAACACGGCGCGGGCCACGCGCATGAAGTCGGCCCGCTGATGTCCATTCCGCTGGTGCTTCTCGCCGTGATGGCGGTGATCGCGGGATTCGGATTCACCACTGACAAGCTCAGCGCTTTCCGCCCGATCCATGAAGGCGGCCACGCGGAAGGCCACTCCATCATCCTCGGTGCCTCCATCGCCACCCTGATCCTTGGCCTCATCACGGGATTCGTCCTCTACAAGGGCAAGGACAAGGACCCGCTCTCCGTCCCGCCGTTCAAGAACCGCTTCTACATCGACGGCTTCTACGACAACTTCCTCGTCCGTTACTTCCAGGACGCCTTCGCCGCCATCGTCCATTTCTTCGACGAGCTTTTCATCAACGGCATCTTCGTCGGCGGCCTGAGCCGCGGCGCGGAGTCCCTCGGCAACGCCTTCCGCAAGGTCCAGTCCGGCAGCCTCCAGGCGTATGCCTTCGCCTTCGGCATCGGAACCCTCCTCGTCATCTACTTCACGGTTTTCTTCTGA
- a CDS encoding GxxExxY protein, whose protein sequence is MELTEQIIGAAMKVHRALGPGLDEKIYENALCLEFAAQSPDFTQQQAFPVFYRKRIVGNLITDLIVSDKVIIEAKAASSISDIHIAQTLSYLSITGLQVGLILNFRPLSLTFKRIANIYLQENSEVHTDPRTQNLNNP, encoded by the coding sequence ATGGAACTCACCGAGCAGATCATCGGTGCGGCCATGAAGGTGCATCGCGCTCTCGGCCCAGGCTTGGATGAGAAGATCTATGAGAACGCTCTCTGCCTGGAGTTCGCGGCCCAGTCGCCCGATTTCACCCAGCAACAAGCATTCCCGGTATTCTACCGGAAGCGCATTGTGGGCAACCTCATCACCGATCTGATCGTCTCCGACAAGGTGATCATCGAAGCAAAAGCCGCTTCCAGCATCAGCGACATCCACATCGCCCAGACATTGAGTTATCTCAGCATCACAGGACTACAAGTTGGCTTGATTCTGAATTTTCGGCCCCTCTCCCTCACCTTTAAACGGATCGCCAATATTTACCTCCAGGAGAACTCCGAAGTTCACACTGATCCGCGAACACAGAATCTGAATAATCCGTAA